A single region of the Fenollaria sporofastidiosus genome encodes:
- the recG gene encoding ATP-dependent DNA helicase RecG produces the protein MKLREVKGVGSKTEEYLKKLGLYTPEDALLNRPRRYEDRKNLKFISDESLSEAALFKVKVLTSPMMKQRNMMMFDVCDAKNSAKVFFFGMNYYRNIFKAGKTYYFFGKLSKNKYGYSFSNPEFYTSLNTDRLGYIGPIYNLVKGLYNSKLVSIVTELLNTKGLVKEIVPEILIRDYDLYGIDEALKELHFPTSNETLDKARRTLAFREIFTVEYGFKVLRKEVQDENYIKFKHFDKEEDFINGLGFELTLDQKTVIDEINADMQADKRMNRLVQGDVGSGKTIVAVYAMYKAYLNGYQAAMMAPTEILAKQHYESLKSIFKDKDIKLALLSSSISAKEKKDIYDCLESGDIDMLVGTHSIIQDKVNFKNLGLVITDEQHRFGVKQRANLTNKSVYADTLVMSATPIPRTMSLIFYGDLDISTIKTMPPGRKKVETYAVSYDYKERIFNFILKELKNKKQVYVVTPLIEESESLDLSNANDVYLELKEHFKDYNVALLHGKTSNDEKNKIMSAYEANKVQILVSTTVIEVGVNVANANLMIILNAERFGLSTLHQLRGRVGRSSDQAYCILVYDKLNDISYERLKLMQETSDGFEISKKDLILRGPGDFFGTKQHGAIDFKFFDFDKDTEMINDINKEVLSILRGDIDYEKDRYEALLSNMDSVFYDSKQDIILN, from the coding sequence ATGAAGCTAAGAGAGGTCAAAGGAGTAGGAAGCAAAACTGAGGAGTACCTAAAGAAGCTTGGTCTATATACCCCAGAAGATGCATTGTTAAATAGGCCTAGAAGGTATGAGGACAGGAAAAATCTTAAGTTTATCTCTGATGAAAGCTTAAGTGAGGCTGCTTTATTTAAGGTAAAAGTTTTAACTTCGCCTATGATGAAGCAGAGAAATATGATGATGTTTGACGTTTGCGATGCTAAAAATAGTGCAAAAGTATTCTTCTTTGGTATGAACTACTATAGAAACATCTTCAAAGCTGGTAAAACATACTACTTTTTTGGCAAATTAAGTAAAAATAAATATGGATATAGCTTTTCTAATCCGGAATTTTATACTAGTTTAAATACTGACAGGCTTGGCTACATTGGGCCCATATATAATCTTGTAAAGGGCCTATATAACTCAAAGCTAGTTTCGATTGTCACTGAGCTACTTAATACAAAAGGCTTAGTAAAAGAGATAGTGCCTGAAATTTTAATTAGAGATTATGATTTGTATGGCATAGACGAGGCTCTTAAAGAACTGCACTTTCCGACTTCGAACGAGACTTTGGATAAGGCAAGAAGGACTTTAGCTTTTAGAGAGATATTTACTGTTGAATATGGCTTTAAAGTCCTAAGAAAAGAAGTTCAAGATGAAAACTATATAAAATTCAAGCATTTTGATAAAGAAGAAGACTTTATTAATGGCCTTGGCTTTGAGCTAACGCTTGATCAAAAGACTGTTATAGATGAGATCAATGCTGATATGCAAGCTGATAAGAGGATGAACAGACTCGTGCAAGGTGACGTTGGTAGCGGTAAGACTATAGTTGCGGTATATGCGATGTATAAAGCCTACCTCAATGGCTACCAAGCCGCCATGATGGCGCCTACTGAAATACTTGCTAAGCAGCACTACGAGAGCCTTAAAAGTATTTTTAAGGACAAGGACATAAAGCTAGCACTTTTATCGTCATCTATCAGTGCAAAAGAAAAGAAAGATATCTACGATTGTCTGGAGAGTGGAGATATAGACATGCTTGTCGGAACTCACTCCATCATTCAAGATAAGGTGAATTTTAAGAATCTCGGACTTGTAATAACAGATGAGCAGCACAGATTTGGTGTAAAGCAGAGAGCTAACCTAACAAATAAATCAGTATACGCGGACACTCTTGTAATGAGCGCAACGCCTATACCAAGGACTATGTCACTAATATTCTACGGCGACCTTGATATATCTACTATCAAGACTATGCCGCCAGGAAGAAAAAAGGTTGAGACTTATGCTGTGTCATATGACTATAAAGAAAGAATTTTCAACTTTATATTAAAAGAGCTTAAGAATAAAAAGCAGGTATATGTAGTCACACCTCTTATAGAAGAGAGCGAGTCACTAGACTTATCAAACGCAAATGATGTCTACTTGGAACTTAAAGAACACTTCAAGGATTACAATGTTGCACTTCTACATGGCAAGACCTCAAATGATGAGAAGAACAAGATAATGTCGGCTTATGAAGCTAACAAGGTACAGATACTTGTATCAACTACTGTAATTGAAGTTGGAGTTAACGTTGCCAACGCTAACCTTATGATAATACTAAATGCGGAAAGGTTTGGACTATCGACACTGCATCAATTAAGAGGCAGGGTAGGAAGAAGTTCTGACCAAGCATACTGCATACTTGTTTACGACAAGCTTAATGACATTAGCTATGAGAGATTAAAACTTATGCAAGAGACATCAGATGGTTTTGAGATATCGAAGAAAGACTTGATACTAAGAGGACCAGGTGACTTCTTCGGAACAAAGCAGCATGGAGCTATAGATTTTAAGTTCTTTGACTTTGATAAAGATACAGAGATGATTAATGACATCAACAAAGAAGTCTTATCTATACTAAGAGGCGACATTGACTATGAAAAAGATAGATACGAAGCCTTGCTAAGCAATATGGACTCAGTCTTCTACGACAGTAAACAGGATATCATCTTAAATTAA
- a CDS encoding Stp1/IreP family PP2C-type Ser/Thr phosphatase — protein MNLGYVSDKGKTRSNNEDNFFIYDDYPFPFFVIADGVGGHKAGELASKMAVDTIADVLKNKKDAVCIDDVEDAIRTSIVNANNSIYKYSKFNKDCEGMGTTVLVCAYYKNTCLIAHVGDSRAYLIRDHEIAQLTEDHTFGNELIKRAGSKIFNVKNIDNKNALTRALGTEKTVVIDTYKFIHRNDDIVLLCTDGLNKEVEDSSILAIIEKNKNISMQKVAEELKDRAILMGGRDNVTIITIKA, from the coding sequence GTGAATCTTGGTTATGTATCAGATAAGGGTAAAACGAGGAGCAATAATGAAGATAACTTTTTTATCTATGATGATTATCCATTCCCTTTCTTTGTAATTGCTGATGGAGTGGGCGGACACAAGGCAGGCGAACTAGCTAGTAAGATGGCGGTTGATACCATTGCAGATGTCTTGAAAAATAAAAAAGATGCAGTTTGTATAGACGATGTTGAAGATGCTATAAGAACTAGCATAGTAAACGCTAACAATTCCATTTACAAATATTCAAAGTTTAATAAAGATTGCGAAGGCATGGGCACAACGGTTTTAGTTTGTGCATATTACAAAAATACTTGCCTTATAGCTCATGTTGGTGACTCAAGAGCATATCTTATTAGAGATCACGAGATAGCTCAGCTAACAGAGGACCATACCTTTGGTAATGAGCTAATAAAAAGGGCAGGAAGCAAGATTTTTAATGTAAAAAATATAGATAACAAAAACGCTTTGACGAGAGCACTTGGTACAGAGAAGACAGTTGTCATTGACACATATAAGTTTATACACAGAAACGATGACATAGTTCTACTATGTACTGATGGACTTAACAAAGAGGTCGAAGATAGCTCGATACTTGCAATAATTGAGAAGAATAAAAATATTTCGATGCAAAAAGTTGCAGAGGAGTTAAAGGATAGAGCTATACTTATGGGCGGAAGAGACAATGTTACTATAATAACAATAAAAGCTTAG
- the rpmB gene encoding 50S ribosomal protein L28, whose protein sequence is MGRVCDICGKGMIAGNKVSHSLRHTRRTWKPNLRRVRANVNGTVKRINVCTRCLRSGKVQRAE, encoded by the coding sequence ATGGGTAGAGTTTGCGATATATGTGGTAAAGGAATGATTGCCGGTAACAAAGTATCTCACTCTTTAAGACATACAAGAAGAACTTGGAAGCCAAACCTAAGAAGAGTTAGAGCAAACGTTAACGGAACAGTAAAAAGAATAAATGTTTGTACTAGATGCCTAAGATCAGGCAAGGTACAAAGAGCCGAATAA
- the coaD gene encoding pantetheine-phosphate adenylyltransferase: protein MKAIYPGSFDPITNGHIDIINRSKDIFDELIIGITTNVQKKHLFTIEERKKMIEEIFKDEKKIKVKTFDGLLTSFCEEEKTNFVIRGLRAVSDYEYELQMAMANKSLNKDLETIFLVASHKFNFLSSSIVKEIAYYHGDVSALVPKNVENGLKKKYERG from the coding sequence ATGAAAGCTATTTATCCAGGTAGTTTTGATCCTATAACTAACGGTCACATAGACATCATCAATAGATCAAAGGACATCTTTGACGAGTTGATTATAGGCATAACTACTAATGTACAGAAAAAACATTTATTTACTATAGAAGAAAGAAAAAAGATGATAGAGGAGATTTTTAAAGACGAGAAGAAGATTAAGGTAAAGACATTTGACGGCCTCTTAACTTCATTTTGTGAAGAAGAGAAGACGAACTTCGTTATCAGAGGTTTAAGAGCCGTTTCAGATTATGAGTATGAACTTCAAATGGCGATGGCGAATAAGTCGCTTAATAAAGATTTAGAGACTATATTTTTAGTAGCATCACACAAGTTCAACTTCCTTAGTTCTTCGATTGTGAAAGAGATTGCATACTATCATGGAGATGTATCGGCACTAGTGCCAAAAAATGTTGAAAATGGATTGAAAAAGAAATACGAAAGGGGTTAA
- the rpe gene encoding ribulose-phosphate 3-epimerase yields MREIAPSLLSANFYNLKDDLERLKNEGIKYLHLDVMDGNFVPNISFGLPIIKSVRKNTDFILDCHLMIEKPERYLEDFKNAGADILTVHQESTIHLQRTLNEIRRLGMKAGVSLNPSTSEETLKYVMDDLDLILIMSVNPGFGGQSYIKAVDEKIKRVKKMIVESGKDIMLEVDGGVNKDNIKYLESLGVDLFVAGSAAFKNSEIEKNLEELRR; encoded by the coding sequence TTGAGAGAGATAGCACCATCGCTACTATCAGCGAACTTTTACAATTTAAAAGACGACTTAGAGAGATTAAAAAACGAAGGTATTAAGTACTTACACCTTGATGTTATGGATGGAAATTTTGTGCCGAATATATCATTTGGCCTGCCAATTATTAAGTCAGTAAGAAAGAACACAGACTTTATTCTTGACTGCCACCTAATGATTGAGAAGCCTGAAAGATATTTGGAAGATTTTAAAAATGCTGGAGCAGATATACTTACAGTGCATCAAGAATCAACAATACACTTGCAAAGAACGCTTAATGAGATTAGAAGGCTTGGCATGAAAGCTGGAGTATCACTAAACCCATCAACAAGCGAAGAAACTCTTAAGTATGTTATGGACGACCTTGATCTAATACTAATCATGTCAGTTAACCCAGGCTTTGGTGGTCAATCATACATCAAAGCTGTAGATGAAAAAATTAAAAGAGTTAAGAAGATGATTGTTGAGAGCGGAAAAGATATTATGCTCGAAGTTGATGGTGGAGTGAACAAGGACAATATAAAATACTTAGAAAGCTTAGGTGTAGATCTATTTGTTGCAGGATCAGCAGCATTTAAAAATTCAGAGATAGAAAAAAATTTAGAGGAGTTGAGAAGATAA
- the rsmD gene encoding 16S rRNA (guanine(966)-N(2))-methyltransferase RsmD yields the protein MRVISGKLKSRKLLAPKGLKTRPTLDNIKETIFNIISPIAINASVLDLFSGTGQIGIEFYSRGAKDVYLVDNSFEAVTVIKKNLESLGLSNEINLMKVDGLRALKGPLKEIKFDYIFLDPPYKQHELLNEVLKTIVEMNLLSECGEIIIEENKNYELNETISNDDFDIDIRAMGDKKIFFIKRN from the coding sequence ATGAGAGTTATATCAGGCAAATTAAAATCAAGAAAGTTACTTGCACCAAAGGGTCTTAAAACGAGGCCAACTTTGGATAATATAAAAGAAACGATATTTAATATCATATCGCCAATTGCGATAAATGCATCTGTCCTAGATCTCTTTAGTGGGACAGGGCAGATTGGTATAGAATTTTACAGTAGAGGCGCGAAGGATGTTTATTTAGTGGATAATTCTTTTGAAGCCGTTACTGTAATCAAAAAGAATTTAGAAAGCTTGGGGCTATCTAATGAGATAAATCTTATGAAGGTGGATGGTTTAAGGGCACTAAAAGGTCCACTCAAGGAGATAAAATTTGATTATATCTTTCTAGATCCACCATATAAGCAGCACGAGCTTCTAAATGAGGTACTTAAAACTATAGTAGAGATGAATTTACTTAGCGAATGTGGCGAGATTATTATAGAAGAAAACAAGAACTATGAACTAAACGAAACCATTAGCAACGATGATTTTGATATCGATATCAGAGCAATGGGTGACAAGAAAATATTTTTTATAAAGAGGAATTAA
- the pknB gene encoding Stk1 family PASTA domain-containing Ser/Thr kinase — MDKMIGKLLSDRYEILEKIGDGGMATVYKARCRVLDRYVAIKILRPEYANDEEFIRKFNRESKAAASLSSQNIVGIYDVGTDVIDEETIYYIVMEYIDGTTLKDIIDSKGKLSEDDAIKYSIQILGALKDAHDHNVIHRDIKPHNIMITKQGSVKVTDFGIARASTSTTVTTTSDVLGSVHYISPEQARGGYTDNKTDIYSFGIVLYEMLTGKKPYDGDNPISVAMKQIQDDIVPPSEYLPGMNKNLEKIILKCTRKKQSERYQNVNEILSDFLHLDDDDDFNYDKQNDNWNDETVVLKQEDIIREEKIDKKNRNREENISEMRQSNRSHRRRKKENGLVGVFLGIITALILVAGLFFGYNYLKGALSGGGSDDILVPNLVGDDLDTAKSKLESLGLSYEVVATEKTDGKANIVTKQDPEANFKVKKDFKVSLTISESEDSVEVPNIVGETILDAESILNKYGLKLAEPSYEEDSEHDEGTIIKQEPSEGSQVEKNSLVKVVVSKGNQNEVQVPEFVGRNKDEVIKEITDLGLKYKITSKDSEDYEKDIVTEQSIASGSTAQKDEVIDLVVSKGKIERPSEEENNEGSETNEKTSDADKKHKDKSTVVIDIVLQADTELEQTHFTIVKNSGGVKETVYDELVSREDGQVRFKYNAKEGDTFDIYKNDTYITTKQAN; from the coding sequence ATGGATAAGATGATAGGAAAACTTTTATCAGATAGATATGAAATTCTTGAAAAAATTGGCGATGGCGGCATGGCAACAGTTTACAAAGCCAGATGTAGAGTTTTAGATAGATATGTTGCCATAAAAATATTAAGGCCTGAATATGCTAATGATGAGGAATTTATAAGAAAATTTAATAGAGAGTCAAAAGCGGCAGCATCGCTTTCAAGCCAAAACATTGTTGGCATATACGATGTTGGCACAGATGTGATAGACGAGGAAACTATATACTACATCGTTATGGAATACATCGATGGTACGACTCTAAAGGATATAATCGACAGCAAAGGTAAGTTATCAGAAGACGACGCTATAAAATATTCAATACAAATACTTGGCGCCTTGAAGGATGCACATGATCATAACGTTATCCATAGAGACATCAAGCCACACAACATAATGATTACTAAGCAAGGAAGTGTAAAGGTAACTGACTTTGGTATAGCGAGGGCATCAACATCAACAACAGTAACAACTACGTCAGACGTACTTGGTTCGGTGCATTATATATCACCTGAGCAAGCAAGGGGCGGATATACTGATAACAAAACAGATATATACTCCTTTGGTATAGTTCTATATGAAATGTTAACGGGCAAGAAGCCATATGATGGGGACAACCCTATATCAGTAGCGATGAAGCAAATACAAGACGACATAGTTCCACCGTCTGAGTACCTTCCAGGCATGAATAAAAATCTTGAAAAGATAATATTAAAGTGTACAAGGAAGAAGCAAAGTGAAAGGTATCAAAATGTTAATGAGATATTATCTGACTTCTTGCACTTAGATGATGATGATGATTTTAATTATGATAAACAAAATGATAACTGGAATGATGAAACGGTTGTTTTGAAGCAAGAGGATATAATTAGAGAAGAAAAAATTGATAAGAAAAATAGGAATAGGGAGGAAAATATTTCTGAAATGAGACAATCAAACAGAAGTCATCGCAGAAGAAAAAAAGAAAATGGCTTAGTAGGTGTTTTCTTAGGTATAATAACAGCACTAATATTAGTTGCGGGTCTGTTCTTTGGGTACAACTACTTAAAGGGAGCTTTAAGTGGCGGGGGATCAGATGATATTTTAGTGCCAAACCTTGTTGGCGATGATTTAGATACTGCAAAATCTAAACTTGAAAGCCTAGGACTAAGTTATGAAGTAGTAGCAACAGAAAAGACTGATGGCAAGGCAAATATAGTTACAAAGCAAGATCCAGAAGCAAACTTTAAAGTTAAAAAAGACTTTAAGGTATCACTTACTATATCTGAGTCGGAAGATAGTGTTGAAGTTCCAAACATAGTTGGCGAAACAATACTTGATGCAGAAAGTATACTTAACAAATATGGCTTAAAGCTTGCTGAACCAAGCTATGAGGAAGACAGCGAGCACGACGAAGGAACTATTATCAAACAAGAACCAAGTGAAGGTTCACAAGTTGAGAAAAACTCATTGGTAAAAGTAGTTGTAAGCAAAGGTAATCAAAATGAAGTGCAAGTTCCAGAGTTCGTAGGAAGAAATAAGGATGAAGTTATAAAAGAAATTACAGATTTAGGACTTAAATATAAGATTACAAGCAAAGACAGTGAAGACTACGAAAAAGATATTGTAACTGAGCAATCAATTGCCTCAGGTTCAACAGCTCAAAAGGATGAAGTTATAGACCTTGTGGTTTCAAAAGGTAAGATCGAAAGACCTAGCGAGGAAGAAAACAATGAGGGCAGTGAAACAAATGAAAAAACTTCTGACGCAGACAAGAAACACAAAGACAAAAGCACAGTTGTTATAGACATCGTCCTTCAAGCTGACACTGAACTTGAACAAACACACTTTACTATAGTTAAAAACTCTGGTGGAGTAAAAGAAACTGTTTATGATGAACTTGTTAGCAGAGAAGATGGACAAGTAAGGTTTAAATACAATGCTAAAGAAGGAGATACCTTCGATATCTATAAGAATGACACTTATATAACTACAAAGCAAGCTAACTAA
- the rsgA gene encoding ribosome small subunit-dependent GTPase A, giving the protein MKGKIIKSISGVFYIESEGRVYEAKQFGSFKKQKIKPLVGDIANFVEKDGSCLIESIVDRKNVLIRPNVANVDNLLIVMTISTPSINLLLLDKFLVMAEYNKIRPIIIINKKDIKLDEMIYNMYKNIGYDVFETSIYDDESIHKVLDKIKNETSVLSGPSGVGKSSIMNYLNKNKLIKTQEISMKLNKGKQTTRSVQLYSIDDMTNIIDTPGFTSLEIDFLESEDELKNYYREFNKYKSKCRFSSCLHINEPDCEIKKQIEEENISSIRYKNYLLMYEEIKAKRRY; this is encoded by the coding sequence ATGAAGGGGAAGATAATTAAATCTATATCGGGTGTTTTCTACATTGAAAGCGAAGGACGTGTTTATGAAGCAAAGCAGTTTGGCAGCTTTAAAAAGCAAAAAATAAAACCTCTTGTAGGTGACATTGCAAACTTCGTAGAAAAGGACGGCTCTTGCCTTATAGAAAGCATAGTAGATAGAAAGAACGTATTAATAAGGCCTAATGTTGCCAACGTTGACAATCTATTGATAGTTATGACTATAAGCACGCCAAGTATAAATTTACTCTTGCTTGACAAGTTTTTAGTCATGGCTGAGTACAATAAGATTAGGCCTATAATTATAATAAATAAAAAAGACATCAAGCTTGATGAGATGATATACAATATGTATAAGAACATTGGCTACGATGTCTTTGAGACGAGCATATATGATGACGAGTCCATACACAAGGTCTTAGATAAAATAAAGAACGAGACATCAGTTTTATCTGGGCCGTCAGGTGTTGGAAAGTCATCAATTATGAACTATCTCAATAAGAACAAGCTAATCAAGACGCAAGAGATATCTATGAAGCTTAATAAAGGCAAGCAAACAACAAGGTCAGTGCAGCTATATTCTATTGACGATATGACTAATATCATAGACACGCCTGGTTTTACCTCGCTTGAGATAGACTTTTTAGAGAGCGAAGATGAACTTAAAAATTATTACAGAGAGTTTAATAAGTATAAAAGCAAGTGCAGGTTTTCGTCATGCTTACACATCAACGAGCCTGACTGCGAGATAAAAAAACAAATCGAAGAAGAAAATATTTCATCCATAAGGTACAAAAATTACCTTTTGATGTATGAAGAGATAAAAGCAAAGAGGAGGTATTAA
- a CDS encoding thiamine diphosphokinase gives MKKDRIAIVLNGPIDCFLTGDVKDYALVIAVDGGLNHLVKYDMDADLYIGDQDSINDDAKFYLETSGIVKLEYEREKDKTDFELALEYVKNKCEIKKVDIYCAMGNRVDHTMTVLNNVLAYSKDLNMTVFGGDQIVKVLNEGDKIRVINRYDIVSFSLVPADEDFTVSIESAKWELDHKTVSRGSSLLMSNKAEGDYAVVTAHKNRAFLFSTLFL, from the coding sequence ATGAAAAAAGATAGGATAGCAATAGTATTAAATGGACCGATAGACTGTTTTTTAACTGGAGATGTAAAGGATTATGCTTTAGTTATAGCTGTTGATGGCGGTTTGAATCACTTAGTTAAGTATGATATGGATGCTGATCTATATATAGGCGATCAAGATAGTATTAACGATGATGCTAAGTTCTACTTAGAGACTAGTGGCATAGTTAAATTAGAATATGAGAGAGAAAAGGATAAAACCGACTTTGAACTTGCGCTAGAGTATGTTAAGAACAAGTGCGAAATAAAGAAAGTTGACATATATTGCGCTATGGGTAACAGAGTGGACCACACTATGACAGTTTTAAACAATGTCTTAGCATATAGCAAAGACTTAAATATGACTGTCTTTGGTGGAGATCAAATAGTAAAAGTTCTTAATGAAGGTGACAAGATAAGAGTTATAAACAGATATGATATCGTTTCCTTCTCTTTAGTGCCAGCAGATGAAGACTTCACTGTTTCGATAGAGTCTGCAAAGTGGGAACTAGATCATAAGACTGTATCAAGAGGCAGCTCATTACTTATGAGCAACAAGGCAGAAGGTGACTATGCAGTAGTAACAGCACATAAGAACAGAGCGTTCTTGTTTTCAACATTGTTCTTATAA
- a CDS encoding Asp23/Gls24 family envelope stress response protein, translating to MPCQYTNDLGTINIADNVVAKIAGLSAMESYGIVGMSAIDAKDGFYKLLNMENLSKGVKVSSDGKNLDISLYVVLEFGVKISVVCDNIVEKVKYNVEKQTAMSVKNVNVFVQGLRINDKK from the coding sequence ATGCCTTGTCAATATACTAACGATTTAGGAACTATTAACATTGCTGATAATGTTGTCGCTAAGATAGCAGGTCTTTCTGCTATGGAAAGCTACGGCATAGTAGGTATGAGCGCAATTGATGCAAAGGACGGTTTTTATAAGTTACTTAACATGGAGAACTTATCTAAGGGAGTTAAGGTTAGCTCTGATGGTAAAAATCTAGATATATCTCTATATGTTGTCTTAGAGTTTGGAGTAAAAATTTCAGTTGTATGCGACAACATTGTTGAAAAGGTTAAGTATAATGTTGAAAAGCAAACAGCTATGTCTGTTAAGAATGTCAACGTTTTTGTCCAAGGACTAAGAATAAATGACAAAAAGTAG
- a CDS encoding DAK2 domain-containing protein yields MSTNRIDELVLKRALIGALNSLGDNKETVDALNVFPVPDGDTGTNMLLTMKSAVTNAVKEENKTIKAIANGLSKGALLGARGNSGVILSQLLRGFKEAIEDKEYIDIEVLMEGFVKASEVAYKAVMRPTEGTILTVSKDLANFAMKNYRNYTELSKFADDALVALEESLNRTPELLSVLKEAGVVDAGGKGLYYIVKGAIEGARTENLEIKVKDINKTKQTANRKEISTDNIKYGYCTEFIITGDTSKVDEFKETISKIGDSMVVVALDDIIKCHIHSNNPGQVIEEALKLGYLKDIKIDNMRLQHHEILFSEEEYKNSKEEANTAKEHKKYGFIAVSSGEGFTKIFKDLKVDEVVTGGQTMNPSTEDFMKAIDNINADEIFIFPNNKNIIMAAKQTIDLSDKKIHVVETRNMPEAISAMITFDEEMSADEILEAMKDAIASVKTGEVTFAVRDTTIDGKEIKKGNYLAISSSKILASSEDLNETTMVMIDELIDEDTSLVTLYLGEDAEKVLADELIAELEEKYEDIDFEVIESKQALYYYIISLE; encoded by the coding sequence GTGAGTACTAATAGAATTGACGAACTTGTTTTAAAGAGAGCATTGATTGGTGCACTTAATTCTCTTGGAGATAATAAAGAAACAGTAGACGCACTAAATGTATTCCCTGTTCCAGATGGTGATACAGGTACTAATATGCTTTTAACAATGAAGTCAGCAGTTACAAATGCAGTTAAAGAAGAAAATAAAACTATTAAAGCGATAGCAAATGGCTTAAGCAAAGGAGCACTTCTTGGAGCAAGAGGAAACTCTGGGGTAATTTTATCTCAGCTTTTAAGAGGCTTTAAAGAAGCTATAGAGGACAAAGAATACATTGACATCGAAGTTTTGATGGAAGGCTTTGTAAAGGCAAGCGAGGTTGCATATAAGGCTGTAATGAGACCTACTGAGGGAACTATACTTACAGTTTCAAAAGACCTAGCTAATTTTGCTATGAAAAATTACAGGAACTATACAGAACTTTCTAAGTTCGCAGACGATGCTCTAGTAGCTTTAGAAGAGTCATTAAATAGAACACCAGAGCTTCTTAGTGTACTAAAAGAAGCAGGCGTAGTTGACGCAGGCGGTAAGGGACTTTATTACATCGTAAAGGGTGCGATAGAAGGAGCTAGAACTGAAAATCTTGAAATCAAGGTTAAAGATATAAACAAGACTAAGCAAACTGCCAACAGAAAAGAAATTTCTACAGACAACATTAAATATGGTTACTGTACAGAATTTATTATCACTGGTGATACTAGCAAGGTTGATGAATTTAAGGAAACTATATCAAAGATAGGTGACTCAATGGTTGTAGTTGCTCTTGATGATATAATTAAGTGCCATATACACTCAAACAACCCAGGTCAAGTAATTGAGGAAGCTCTAAAGCTTGGTTACCTAAAGGATATCAAGATTGATAATATGCGTCTTCAACACCACGAGATATTATTTAGTGAAGAAGAATATAAAAACAGCAAAGAAGAAGCTAATACAGCAAAAGAGCACAAGAAGTATGGTTTTATAGCTGTAAGCTCAGGTGAAGGATTTACTAAGATATTTAAAGATTTAAAGGTCGATGAAGTAGTTACTGGCGGTCAAACTATGAACCCATCTACAGAAGACTTCATGAAAGCCATCGACAATATCAATGCTGATGAAATTTTCATCTTCCCTAACAACAAAAACATCATTATGGCTGCTAAGCAAACTATAGATCTTAGCGACAAGAAGATACATGTTGTTGAAACAAGGAATATGCCTGAAGCTATCAGCGCTATGATTACTTTTGATGAAGAGATGAGCGCAGATGAGATACTTGAGGCTATGAAGGACGCTATAGCAAGCGTTAAAACTGGCGAAGTTACTTTTGCGGTTAGAGATACTACTATTGATGGCAAAGAGATAAAGAAAGGTAACTACCTTGCTATCAGCTCATCAAAGATACTTGCAAGCTCAGAAGATTTAAACGAAACTACTATGGTGATGATTGATGAGCTTATCGATGAAGACACATCTTTAGTAACTTTATACTTAGGCGAAGATGCTGAAAAAGTTTTAGCAGATGAACTAATTGCAGAGCTTGAAGAAAAGTATGAAGATATCGACTTCGAAGTAATTGAGTCTAAGCAAGCTTTGTATTACTATATAATTTCATTGGAATAA